From a single Arachis hypogaea cultivar Tifrunner chromosome 3, arahy.Tifrunner.gnm2.J5K5, whole genome shotgun sequence genomic region:
- the LOC140183594 gene encoding uncharacterized protein, with protein MFAFTYLGGKVLDSVNNGSGPLQFIITSQNYHRIESLLPDPGQKPKFAQLYIYDTQHEIMHRQGIFRQTSEIDKELITELLQMIDTHNVISQLFRRVREFYQCHPSEIFFLKLYSHRKIDRRTYNTPSCDEVAALIVGDFDSSDHGRDIIVRSTAGQLQRIYETHSLYWPLQYPLLFPYGENGYQLNILYRGQQEGYVPGRRTKRLYEIRIKQSTIRGEVLQGIEEAMCRGDDEASSIETRVILPSSFTGSRRYMFNHCQDAMAICKYFGYPDLFLTITCNPNWPEFQQFTERKRIPIADRPDISCRVFHAKLKCLLSDLKEGVFFGSLSTSMYTIEFQKRVLPHAHMLLWLNGERNLQSVEIVDEFICAELPNPLKFLALYNVVTKYMIHGPCGRLRPSSPCMKDGKCSKFYPKRFVDQTSFDEDGYPIYRRRNMGVTVKINDVDIGNRFVVP; from the exons GGTCAGAAGCCTAAATTTGCGCAATTATATATATACGACACTCAGCATGAGATAATGCATAGGCAGGGAATCTTTCG GCAAACATCTGAGATAGATAAAGAATTGATAACTGAGTTATTGCAAATGATCGATACTCATAATGTCATATCGCAGTTATTTCGAAGAGTCAGAGAATTCTATCAGTGTCATCCATCCGAGATCTTCTTTTTGAAGTTGTATTCGCATAGGAAAATTGATCGAAGAACTTACAATACTCCCTCTTGTGACGAAGTTGCTGCTCTAATTGTTGGAGATTTTGATTCGTCGGATCATGGTCGTGACATTATTGTTCGATCTACTGCTGGTCAGTTGCAACGTATCTATGAAACTCATTCTCTGTATTGGCCTTTACAGTATCCGTTGTTGTTTCCATATGGCGAGAATGGTTACCAGTTGAATATTCTTTATCGAGGTCAACAGGAGGGATATGTCCCTGGAAGGAGAACAAAG AGGTTGTATGAGATTAGAATAAAGCAAAGTACAATTAGAGGAGAAGTGCTTCAAGGAATAGAAGAGGCTATGTGTCGTGGTGATGATGAAGCTTCTTCAATTGAGACACGAGTCATCTTGCCTTCTTCGTTCACTGGTAGTAGACGTTATATGTTTAATCATTGTCAGGATGCGATGGCAATCTGTAAATATTTTGGCTATCCAGATTTATTCCTTACTATTACATGTAATCCAAATTGGCCTGAATTTCAGCAATTCACAGAGCGAAAGCGAATTCCCATCGCTGATCGTCCTGATATCTCTTGCCGTGTTTTTCATGCTAAGTTGAAATGCCTTCTAAGCGATCTCAAGGAAGGTGTGTTTTTTGGTTCACTTAGTACAA gtATGTATACTATTGAGTTCCAAAAAAGAGTTCTACCACATGCACACATGTTACTATGGCTTAACGGGGAAAGAAACTTACAAAGTGTTGAAATTGTTGATGAATTCATATGTGCCGAGCTACCCAATCCCCTCAAATTTCTAGCTCTTTATAATGTCGTCACTAAGTACATGATCCATGGTCCCTGCGGTCGACTTAGACCGAGTTCTCCTTGCATGAAAGATGGTAAGTGCTCAAAATTTTATCCGAAAAGATTCGTTGATCAAACGAGCTTTGATGAAGATGGCTATCCGATATATAGACGTCGTAATATGGGTGTGACAGTGAAGATCAACGACGTTGATATTGGCAACAGATTTGTTGTGCCTTAA
- the LOC140183595 gene encoding uncharacterized protein, with the protein MFAFTYLGGKVLDSVNNGSGPLQFIITSQNYHRIESLLPDPGQKPKFAQLYIYDTQHEIMHRQGIFRQTSEIDKELITELLQMIDTHNVISQLFRRVREFYQCHPSEIFFLKLYSHRKIDRRTYNTPSCDEVAALIVGDFDSSDHGRDIIVRSTAGQLQRIYETHSLYWPLQYPLLFPYGENGYQLNILYRGQQEGYVPGRRTKRLYEIRIKQSTIRGEVLQGIEEAMCRGDDEASSIETRVILPSSFTGSRRYMFNHCQDAMAICKYFGYPDLFLTITCNPNWPEFQQFTERKRIPIADRPDISCRVFHAKLKCLLSDLKEGVFFGSLSTSMYTIEFQKRVLPHAHMLLWLNGERNLQSVEIVDEFICAELPNPLKFLALYNVVTKYMIHGPCGRLRPSSPCMKDGKCSKFYPKRFVDQTSFDEDGYPIYRRRNMGVTVKINDVDIGNRFVVP; encoded by the exons ATGTTTGCCTTCACGTATCTTGGTGGTAAggttttggattcagtgaataaTGGGAGTGGTCCACTGCAATTTATAATAACTAGTCAAAATTATCATCGGATTGAAAGTTTGCTCCCGGATCCTGGTCAGAAGCCTAAATTTGCGCAATTATATATATACGACACTCAGCATGAGATAATGCATAGGCAGGGAATCTTTCG GCAAACATCTGAGATAGATAAAGAATTGATAACTGAGTTATTGCAAATGATCGATACTCATAATGTCATATCGCAGTTATTTCGAAGAGTCAGAGAATTCTATCAGTGTCATCCATCCGAGATCTTCTTTTTGAAGTTGTATTCGCATAGGAAAATTGATCGAAGAACTTACAATACTCCCTCTTGTGACGAAGTTGCTGCTCTAATTGTTGGAGATTTTGATTCGTCGGATCATGGTCGTGACATTATTGTTCGATCTACTGCTGGTCAGTTGCAACGTATCTATGAAACTCATTCTCTGTATTGGCCTTTACAGTATCCGTTGTTGTTTCCATATGGCGAGAATGGTTACCAGTTGAATATTCTTTATCGAGGTCAACAGGAGGGATATGTCCCTGGAAGGAGAACAAAG AGGTTGTATGAGATTAGAATAAAGCAAAGTACAATTAGAGGAGAAGTGCTTCAAGGAATAGAAGAGGCTATGTGTCGTGGTGATGATGAAGCTTCTTCAATTGAGACACGAGTCATCTTGCCTTCTTCGTTCACTGGTAGTAGACGTTATATGTTTAATCATTGTCAGGATGCGATGGCAATCTGTAAATATTTTGGCTATCCAGATTTATTCCTTACTATTACATGTAATCCAAATTGGCCTGAATTTCAGCAATTCACAGAGCGAAAGCGAATTCCCATCGCTGATCGTCCTGATATCTCTTGCCGTGTTTTTCATGCTAAGTTGAAATGCCTTCTAAGCGATCTCAAGGAAGGTGTGTTTTTTGGTTCACTTAGTACAA gtATGTATACTATTGAGTTCCAAAAAAGAGTTCTACCACATGCACACATGTTACTATGGCTTAACGGGGAAAGAAACTTACAAAGTGTTGAAATTGTTGATGAATTCATATGTGCCGAGCTACCCAATCCCCTCAAATTTCTAGCTCTTTATAATGTCGTCACTAAGTACATGATCCATGGTCCCTGCGGTCGACTTAGACCGAGTTCTCCTTGCATGAAAGATGGTAAGTGCTCAAAATTTTATCCGAAAAGATTCGTTGATCAAACGAGCTTTGATGAAGATGGCTATCCGATATATAGACGTCGTAATATGGGTGTGACAGTGAAGATCAACGACGTTGATATTGGCAACAGATTTGTTGTGCCTTAA
- the LOC112782175 gene encoding uncharacterized protein, with translation MWRIFAYDIHHRWTSVQRLTFHLPNQQHVVFDDGDITTHVYLLNKDLLTMFTGWMMANRRFSDGWSLTYVEYPGKFVYCSNSREWKPRQRGFSIGRLSFSHPSSGELFYMRMLLNVQRGCTSFRSIRTVNGVTYDTFQEACSAMGFLIDDKEYVSTIKEVAEVASAAQLRKPFVMLLLSGSMGRPLSVWEQTWAYLSDDILYRRRHELQYPDLTISQDDLQTFCLLEIEKLLQSNGKSLRNYAGMPVPNNSLVSQFSNLMLLRELQYDTISLTREHDANVLKLNEEQRVVYDKIIDCISNKRHGFFFVYGFGGSGKTFLYRVLSARLRSEKRIVINVASSGIASLLLPDGKTTHSMFNIPVELTKDTVCRIKKDSAKAEVIRLADLIWDEAPMTNKLAFKALDRMLRDIMVSVSDRNKDLPFGGKVVVLGGDFRQVLPVIPKGRCGTVVNDKLFVDIPSDLIILVLENPVEDIVNTIYSNLVQNFCDLSFFQDRAILAPTVDNVEEINNYIVDLLPGEKKNYLSTDSICGSDVYSDVDVDWINVEFLNQIRCSGLPNHSLKLKIGVPIILLRNIDLAGGLCNGTRLV, from the exons ATGTGGAGAATTTTTGCTTATGATATTCATCATAGATGGACGTCAGTACAGAGGTTGACTTTTCACTTACCGAACCAGCAGCATGTTGTATTCGATGATGGTGATATCACTACTCATGTTTATTTGCTCAACAAAGATTTGCTGACGATGTTTACGGGTTGGATGATGGCCAACAGGCGATTCTCGGATGGGTGGTCTTTAACATATGTTGAATATCCAGGAAAATTTGTCTATTGTTCGAATAGTAGGGAGTGGAAGCCGAGACAGAGGGGATTCTCAATTGGAAGATTGAGTTTTTCTCATCCCTCATCTGGTGAACTTTTCTATATGCGGATGCTTTTGAATGTGCAGAGAGGTTGTACCAGTTTTCGAAGTATAAGAACCGTGAATGGTGTTACTTATGATACATTTCAGGAGGCATGTTCTGCCATGGGATTCTTGATAGATGATAAGGAGTATGTTTCTACTATTAAGGAAGTCGCTGAGGTAGCGTCCGCTGCACAGCTAAGGAAGCCTTTTGTGATGTTGTTGCTATCTGGTTCCATGGGAAGGCCTCTGTCAGTTTGGGAACAAACTTGGGCTTATTTGTCTGATGATATTCTTTATCGTAGAAGGCATGAGCTGCAATATCCTG ATCTAACAATTAGTCAGGACGATTTGCAAACATTTTGTTTGTTGGAGATTGAGAAACTATTGCAGAGTAATGGAAAATCATTGAGAAATTATGCTGGCATGCCGGTTCCTAATAACTCTTTAGTATCTCAATTTAGCAACTTGATGCTGCTGCGTGAGTTGCAGTATGACACTATTTCTTTGACTCGTGAGCATGATGCAAATGTGTTAAAGTTAAATGAAGAACAGAGGGTGGTCTACGATAAAATCATTGATTGCATTTCGAATAAGAGGCACGGATTCTTTTTTGTGTATGGGTTTGGTGGCTCTGGAAAAACTTTTTTATACAGGGTTTTGTCGGCTAGATTGCGATCTGAGAAAAGGATTGTTATAAACGTTGCTTCTAGTGGTATTGCTTCTCTGTTGTTACCTGATGGTAAGACGACTCACTCTATGTTCAATATTCCTGTTGAGCTGACTAAAGATACTGTTTGTCGGATTAAGAAGGATAGTGCAAAAGCTGAGGTAATTCGATTAGCCGATTTGATTTGGGATGAGGCACCGATGACTAACAAATTGGCATTTAAAGCGCTCGATAGGATGTTACGTGATATAATGGTTTCGGTCTCTGATAGGAATAAAGATTTACCTTTTGGTGGGAAGGTGGTTGTTCTCGGTGGTGATTTCAGGCAGGTCTTGCCAGTTATTCCGAAAG GTCGATGTGGAACAGTGGTCAATGATAAACTTTTTGTTGATATTCCTTCTGATCTAATCATTCTTGTCTTGGAAAATCCAGTGGAAGATATTGTAAATACAATCTATTCGAATTTGGTTCAGAATTTTTGTGATCTAAGTTTTTTCCAGGATAGGGCAATTTTGGCTCCGACTGTCGACAATGTTGAAGAGATAAACAATTATATAGTTGACTTGTTGCCTGGGGAGAAGAAAAATTATCTTAGTACTGATTCGATATGTGGTAGTGATGTCTATtctgatgttgatgttgattggATAAATGTTGAATTCTTGAATCAGATTAGGTGTTCTGGTCTACCTAATCATTCGTTGAAGTTGAAAATAGGCGTGCCTATTATTTTGTTGAGGAATATTGATCTAGCTGGGGGTTTGTGTAATGGGACCCGACTTGTGTGA